One Streptomyces drozdowiczii DNA segment encodes these proteins:
- the leuS gene encoding leucine--tRNA ligase, whose protein sequence is MSETNSAADAAAPHRYTAAMAADIEARWQDFWDAEGTYEAPNPTGDLAGDPELAARPKKFIMDMFPYPSGAGLHVGHPLGYIATDVFARHQRMTGHNVLHTLGFDAFGLPAEQYAVQTGTHPRVSTEANIENMTAQLRRLGLGHDKRRSFATIESEYYKWTQWIFLQIFNSWYDTEADRARPIAELVAQFESGERPTPDGRDWSALSAAERADVLGEYRLAYASDAPVNWSPGLGTVLANEEVTADGRSERGNFPVFKAKLRQWNMRITAYADRLLNDLDGLDWPEAIKLQQRNWIGRSEGARVDFPVDGAGSVTVFTTRQDTLFGATYMVLAPEHELVERIIPAAWPEGTHPVWTGGHASPAEAVTAYRKQAAAKSDVERQAEAKDKTGVFTGAYATNPVSGEQIPVFIADYVLMGYGTGAIMAVPAHDARDFAFARAFELPMRCVVEPSDDRGTDASTWEDAFASYDAKLVNSANDEISLNGLGVADAKARITEWLKEHGVGEGTVNFRLRDWLFSRQRYWGEPFPIVYDEEGIAHPLPESMLPLELPEVDDYSPRTFDPDDADTQPETPLSRNAEWVNVTLDLGDGPKKYRRETNTMPNWAGSCWYELRYLDPNNSEKLVDPAIEEYWMGPREGQPTGGVDLYVGGAEHAVLHLLYARFWSKVLHDLGHVSSAEPFHKLYNQGMIQAFVYRDSRGIAVPAAEVEERDGAFYYQGEKVSRVLGKMGKSLKNAVTPDDVCAEFGADTLRLYEMAMGPLDVSRPWDTRAVVGQYRLLQRLWRNIVDEETGEVTVVDSEPGEDTLRALHKAIDGVGGDMAGMRFNTAIAKVTELNNHLTKAGGPLPRPVAEALVLLVAPLAPHIAEELWHRLGHTESVVHQDFPVADPAYVVDETVTCVVQVKGKVKARLEISPSITDAELEALALADPAVVAALGGAGIRKVIVRAPKLVNIVPA, encoded by the coding sequence ATGAGCGAGACGAATTCCGCAGCGGACGCCGCTGCGCCGCACCGCTACACGGCAGCGATGGCCGCCGACATCGAGGCACGCTGGCAGGACTTCTGGGACGCCGAGGGCACGTACGAGGCGCCCAACCCGACCGGTGACCTGGCGGGCGACCCGGAGCTGGCCGCCCGGCCCAAGAAGTTCATCATGGACATGTTCCCGTACCCCTCCGGTGCGGGACTGCACGTCGGCCACCCGCTGGGCTACATCGCCACGGACGTCTTCGCCCGCCACCAGCGCATGACCGGGCACAACGTCCTGCACACCCTGGGCTTCGACGCCTTCGGCCTGCCGGCCGAGCAGTACGCCGTGCAGACCGGCACGCACCCGCGGGTCTCCACCGAGGCCAACATCGAGAACATGACGGCGCAGCTGCGCCGACTGGGCCTGGGCCACGACAAGCGCCGCTCGTTCGCCACGATCGAGTCCGAGTACTACAAGTGGACCCAGTGGATCTTCCTGCAGATCTTCAACTCCTGGTACGACACCGAGGCGGACCGCGCCCGGCCCATCGCCGAACTGGTCGCCCAGTTCGAGAGCGGCGAGCGCCCCACCCCCGACGGCCGTGACTGGTCCGCGCTGAGCGCCGCCGAGCGCGCCGACGTCCTGGGCGAGTACCGGCTGGCCTATGCCTCCGACGCGCCGGTCAACTGGTCGCCCGGCCTGGGCACCGTCCTGGCCAACGAGGAGGTCACCGCCGACGGCCGCTCCGAGCGCGGCAACTTCCCCGTCTTCAAGGCGAAGCTGCGCCAGTGGAACATGCGCATCACCGCCTACGCCGACCGGCTGCTGAACGACCTGGACGGGCTGGACTGGCCCGAGGCGATCAAGCTGCAGCAGCGCAACTGGATCGGCCGCTCCGAGGGCGCGCGGGTCGACTTCCCGGTCGACGGCGCGGGCAGCGTCACCGTCTTCACCACCCGCCAGGACACCCTGTTCGGCGCCACCTACATGGTGCTGGCGCCGGAGCACGAGCTGGTCGAGCGGATCATCCCCGCCGCCTGGCCCGAGGGCACCCACCCGGTCTGGACGGGCGGCCACGCCTCGCCGGCCGAGGCGGTCACCGCGTACCGCAAGCAGGCCGCCGCCAAGTCGGACGTGGAGCGGCAGGCCGAGGCCAAGGACAAGACCGGTGTCTTCACCGGCGCGTACGCCACCAACCCGGTCAGCGGCGAGCAGATCCCCGTCTTCATCGCCGACTACGTGCTGATGGGCTACGGCACCGGCGCGATCATGGCCGTCCCGGCGCACGACGCGCGGGACTTCGCGTTCGCGCGCGCCTTCGAGCTGCCGATGCGCTGCGTGGTCGAGCCGTCGGACGACCGCGGCACCGACGCCTCGACGTGGGAGGACGCCTTCGCCTCGTACGACGCGAAGCTGGTCAACTCCGCCAACGACGAGATCTCGCTGAACGGCCTGGGCGTCGCCGACGCCAAGGCCCGCATCACCGAGTGGCTGAAGGAGCACGGCGTCGGCGAGGGCACCGTCAACTTCCGGCTGCGCGACTGGCTGTTCAGCCGCCAGCGCTACTGGGGCGAGCCCTTCCCGATCGTGTACGACGAGGAGGGCATCGCCCACCCGCTGCCCGAGTCGATGCTGCCCCTGGAACTGCCCGAGGTGGACGACTACTCGCCGCGCACCTTCGACCCGGACGACGCCGACACCCAGCCCGAGACCCCGCTGTCGCGCAACGCCGAGTGGGTCAACGTCACGCTGGACCTGGGCGACGGCCCGAAGAAGTACCGCCGCGAGACCAACACCATGCCCAACTGGGCCGGTTCCTGCTGGTACGAGCTGCGCTACCTGGACCCGAACAACTCCGAGAAGCTGGTCGACCCGGCCATCGAGGAGTACTGGATGGGCCCGCGCGAGGGGCAGCCGACCGGCGGCGTCGACCTGTACGTGGGCGGTGCCGAGCACGCCGTACTGCACCTGCTGTACGCGCGCTTCTGGTCCAAGGTGCTGCACGACCTGGGCCACGTCTCCTCCGCCGAGCCGTTCCACAAGCTGTACAACCAGGGCATGATCCAGGCGTTCGTCTACCGGGACAGCCGCGGCATCGCCGTCCCGGCCGCCGAGGTCGAGGAGCGCGACGGGGCGTTCTACTACCAGGGCGAGAAGGTCTCCCGCGTCCTGGGCAAGATGGGCAAGTCCCTGAAGAACGCCGTCACGCCCGACGACGTCTGCGCCGAGTTCGGCGCGGACACGCTGCGCCTGTACGAGATGGCCATGGGCCCCCTGGACGTGTCGCGGCCCTGGGACACGCGTGCGGTCGTCGGTCAGTACCGGCTGCTGCAGCGGCTGTGGCGCAACATCGTCGACGAGGAGACCGGCGAGGTCACCGTGGTCGACTCCGAGCCCGGCGAGGACACGCTGCGCGCGCTGCACAAGGCCATCGACGGCGTCGGCGGCGACATGGCCGGCATGCGCTTCAACACGGCGATCGCCAAGGTCACCGAGCTGAACAACCACCTGACCAAGGCGGGCGGCCCGCTGCCCCGCCCGGTCGCCGAGGCCCTGGTACTGCTGGTGGCGCCGCTGGCCCCGCACATCGCCGAGGAGCTGTGGCACCGGCTGGGCCACACGGAGTCGGTCGTGCACCAGGACTTCCCGGTGGCCGACCCGGCGTACGTCGTGGACGA